The Rhododendron vialii isolate Sample 1 chromosome 5a, ASM3025357v1 genome contains a region encoding:
- the LOC131327565 gene encoding uncharacterized protein LOC131327565 → MNAEEAIYTRRSHDGFDPQAGPSQVGEFPPADKRRREVARKTGGEPKNKKVDSRSSPKRGGAGGPPQGRYKQFTPLIATAEQILSNLQDDPDLKWLGKLRTDPNRRAKDKYCRFHKDHGHNTDDCIDLKQQIEDLIQRGRLQRFMMKKYQKQYMREDTSKDGTPVYPAGQIALPVTMGQERSQITRYNQIRMHEGEKEKTSFIINRGLYCYRVMPFGLKNAGATYQRLVNKMFKQQIGCNVEVYVDDMLVKRKFLGFMVSQRGIEANPEKIQAILTMRSPQNIKEVQKLTGRVAALNRFISQATDKCQAFFKVLKKAFEWTTKEEEAFLQLKTYMASVPLLSRTQEGDDLFLYLAVSPHAVSAVLIREEQGT, encoded by the exons ATGAATGCAGAAGAAGCTATTTACACAAGACGTTCACATGACGGTTTTGATCCTCAAGCAGGACCATCACAGGTTGGCGAATTCCCTCCAGCAGATAAAAGGAGGAGAGAAGTTGCCCGCAAGACAGGAGGCGAACCAAAGAACAAGAAGGTGGACTCAAGATCTTCCCCGAAGCGGGGAGGAGCTGGAGGTCCGCCACAAGGCAGGTATAAACAGTTCACTCCGCTCATAGCTACAGCAGAGCAAATCCTTAGTAACCTGCAAGACGACCCAGACCTCAAGTGGCTTGGGAAGCTGAGAACCGATCCCAATAGGAGAGCTAAGGACAAGTACTGCAGATTCCACAAGGACCATGGTCACAACACAGATGATTGTATTGACCTAAAGCAGCAGATCGAGGATCTGATCCAAAGAGGGAGACTTCAACGTTTTATGATGAAGAAGTATCAGAAACAATACATGAGGGAAGATACAAGCAAGGACG GCACACCCGTTTATCCTGCAGGGCAAATAGCTCTGCCAGTTACCATGGGCCAAGAAAGAAGTCAGATTACAC GTTATAACCAAATCCGAATGCATgaaggagaaaaagagaagacCTCGTTCATTATCAACAGGGGATTATATTGCTACAGAGTAATGCCCTTCGGTCTTAAGAacgcaggggcaacatatcaaaggcTGGTTAACAAGATGTTCAAACAACAGATTGGGTGCAATGTAGAAgtatatgtggatgatatgctgGTCAAAA GAAAATTCTTAGGCTTCATGGTATCCCAAAGAGGTATCGAAGCAAATCCTGAGAAGATCCAAGCCATACTCACCATGCGTTCACCCCAGAACATCAAAGAGGTCCAAAAGCTAACAGGACGAGTTGCAGCACTAAACAGGTTCATCTCTCAAGCAACTGATAAATGCCAAGCATtcttcaaagttttgaaaaaagctTTTGAATGGACAACCAAGGAGGAAGAAGCCTTCCTCCAGCTAAAGACTTATATGGCGTCCGTGCCACTGCTTAGCAGAACCCAAGAAGGGGATGATCTATTTCTCTACCTTGCTGTCTCCCCACATGCTGTTAGTGCAGTTTTGATCAGGGAAGAGCAAGGGACATAG